A genomic window from Cucumis melo cultivar AY chromosome 8, USDA_Cmelo_AY_1.0, whole genome shotgun sequence includes:
- the LOC103490565 gene encoding uncharacterized protein LOC103490565: protein MAMNAPTYHFSHFHPNHPLTHYSDDQEYTCHICNTVDSGLRFRCQPCHVDIHVCCSDSPEELSSFLHSHPLAMFPPMDYRRCDFCRESINGMFYRCDHCEFNIHPKCILMPCGSPTRTRGLSYWQAPPWTTAHQSNGYGGGYFSSGGGPANLGYPNHHVGYSYGGNYGGQRPPSRPSWGQILRAGMLGLFTNLTADTIGEFIFGSLGA, encoded by the coding sequence ATGGCCATGAATGCACCCACATACCATTTCTCCCATTTCCATCCAAACCACCCTCTAACCCATTATTCCGACGACCAAGAATACACTTGCCACATCTGCAACACCGTCGACTCCGGCCTCCGATTCCGATGCCAACCTTGCCATGTCGACATCCACGTGTGCTGCTCTGATTCCCCCGAGGAATTATCCTCCTTTCTCCACTCCCACCCCCTTGCTATGTTCCCCCCTATGGACTATCGCCGCTGTGATTTCTGCCGTGAATCCATCAACGGCATGTTCTACCGCTGCGACCACTGCGAATTCAATATTCATCCCAAATGCATTCTCATGCCGTGCGGTTCGCCGACGAGAACCCGTGGGCTATCTTATTGGCAAGCGCCGCCGTGGACCACGGCTCATCAATCGAATGGTTATGGTGGTGGTTACTTTTCTTCCGGCGGAGGTCCGGCTAATTTGGGATATCCGAATCATCATGTTGGTTATTCTTATGGAGGTAACTATGGTGGACAACGACCACCGTCGCGGCCGAGTTGGGGACAAATATTGAGGGCTGGAATGCTTGGTCTGTTTACAAATTTGACGGCAGATACTATTGGTGAGTTTATTTTCGGTTCTTTAGGTGCCTAA
- the LOC103490570 gene encoding uncharacterized protein LOC103490570 has product MAMNAPTYHFSHFHPNHPLTHYSDDQKYTCHICNTVDSGLRFRCQPCHVDIHKFCSNSPEELSSFLHSHPLSLIPPMNHRQCDICREFINGMFYRCNHCDFDVHPLCTQFPEQLRHLIDGRHKLTLRKLSSGRCSVCETDCSSFWVYGCDVCRVNIHPRCILRPYGSSTGSRGISYWQAPPWTTAHQPNGYGGGYFAYGGGPANLGYPNNHVGYSYGGNYGGQPPSRPNWVPMLGAGMFGLVQNLTAGAIIEFIFGSFGA; this is encoded by the coding sequence ATGGCGATGAATGCACCCACATACCATTTCTCCCATTTCCATCCAAACCACCCTCTAACCCATTATTCCGACGACCAAAAATACACTTGCCACATCTGCAACACCGTCGACTCCGGCCTCCGATTCCGATGCCAACCTTGCCATGTCGACATCCACAAGTTCTGCTCCAATTCCCCCGAGGAATTATCCTCCTTTCTCCACTCCCACCCCCTTTCTCTGATCCCCCCTATGAACCATCGCCAATGCGATATCTGCCGTGAATTCATCAACGGCATGTTCTACCGCTGCAACCACTGCGACTTCGATGTCCACCCACTTTGCACCCAATTCCCTGAGCAGCTCCGCCATCTCATCGACGGCCGCCATAAACTCACCCTCCGCAAGCTCTCCTCTGGCCGATGCTCCGTTTGCGAAACGGATTGTTCTTCTTTCTGGGTTTATGGCTGCGACGTTTGTCGAGTCAATATTCATCCCAGATGCATTCTCAGGCCGTACGGTTCGTCGACGGGAAGCCGTGGGATATCTTATTGGCAAGCGCCGCCGTGGACCACGGCTCATCAACCGAATGGTTATGGTGGTGGTTACTTTGCTTACGGCGGAGGTCCGGCTAATTTGGGATATCCGAATAACCATGTTGGTTATTCTTATGGAGGTAACTATGGTGGACAACCACCGTCGCGGCCGAATTGGGTACCAATGTTGGGGGCTGGAATGTTTGGTCTTGTTCAAAATTTAACGGCAGGTGCTATTATTGAGTTTATTTTCGGTTCTTTTGGTGCCTAA
- the LOC103490577 gene encoding uracil phosphoribosyltransferase isoform X1, translating into MASCPINLPHRCSPGTPRLGPTSSLQNPNSLLKLLPHSPSSLLNSNKLPSSRIRHRSFTAMNNAHMATEAKPVSEDRMLVYVPPHPLIKHWVSVLRNEQTPCPIFKNAMAELGRLLIYEASRDWLPTVSGEIQSPMGVASVEFVDPREPVAIIPILRAGLALAEYASSVLPATKLYHLGISRDEETLQPTVYLNKLPENFPDGCRIFVVDPMLATGGTIVAALDLLKERGIGNKQIKVISAVAAPPALQKLSEKFPGLHIYTGIIDPTVNEKGFIIPGLGDAGDRSFGT; encoded by the exons ATGGCTTCGTGCCCCATAAATCTTCCTCACCGGTGTTCTCCCGGAACGCCGCGCCTCGGCCCCACTTCTTCCCTCCAAAACCCTAATTCTCTTCTTAAATTACTTCCTCAttctccttcttctcttctcaATTCCAATAAG TTACCCTCTTCCAGAATCCGCCACCGCAGCTTTACTGCCATGAACAACGCTCACATGGCCACGGAGGCCAAGCCTGTTTCAGAGGATAGAATGCTC GTTTATGTGCCGCCTCATCCGTTGATCAAGCACTGGGTTTCAGTTTTGAGGAATGAACAAACTCCTTGCCCCATTTTTA AAAATGCAATGGCAGAGTTAGGGAGGCTACTTATTTATGAAGCTTCAAGGGATTGGTTG CCTACTGTATCGGGGGAGATACAGTCACCCATGGGTGTTGCTTCAGTTGAGTTTGTTGATCCAAGAGAGCCTGTGGCG aTAATTCCCATCCTTAGAGCTGGTCTAGCTCTTGCAGAATATGCATCGTCTGTATTGCCAGCAACAAAATTATACCATCTTG GGATAAGCAGGGACGAGGAGACTCTTCAACCAACTGTATATCTTAATAA ATTACCTGAAAATTTTCCCGATGGTTGTAGAATCTTTGTGGTCGATCCCATGCTTGCAACTG GTGGCACAATAGTGGCAGCTCTTGATCTCCTAAAGGAACGTGGAATTGGCAACAAGCAAATAAAAGTG ATATCTGCTGTTGCTGCCCCTCCCGCTCTTCAAAAGCTCAGTGAGAAGTTTCCAGG GCTACATATATACACCGGCATTATTGACCCGACAGTTAATGAAAAAGG GTTTATAATTCCTGGACTTGGAGATGCTGGAGATCGCAGCTTCGGGACATGA
- the LOC103490577 gene encoding uracil phosphoribosyltransferase isoform X2: protein MASCPINLPHRCSPGTPRLGPTSSLQNPNSLLKLLPHSPSSLLNSNKVYVPPHPLIKHWVSVLRNEQTPCPIFKNAMAELGRLLIYEASRDWLPTVSGEIQSPMGVASVEFVDPREPVAIIPILRAGLALAEYASSVLPATKLYHLGISRDEETLQPTVYLNKLPENFPDGCRIFVVDPMLATGGTIVAALDLLKERGIGNKQIKVISAVAAPPALQKLSEKFPGLHIYTGIIDPTVNEKGFIIPGLGDAGDRSFGT, encoded by the exons ATGGCTTCGTGCCCCATAAATCTTCCTCACCGGTGTTCTCCCGGAACGCCGCGCCTCGGCCCCACTTCTTCCCTCCAAAACCCTAATTCTCTTCTTAAATTACTTCCTCAttctccttcttctcttctcaATTCCAATAAG GTTTATGTGCCGCCTCATCCGTTGATCAAGCACTGGGTTTCAGTTTTGAGGAATGAACAAACTCCTTGCCCCATTTTTA AAAATGCAATGGCAGAGTTAGGGAGGCTACTTATTTATGAAGCTTCAAGGGATTGGTTG CCTACTGTATCGGGGGAGATACAGTCACCCATGGGTGTTGCTTCAGTTGAGTTTGTTGATCCAAGAGAGCCTGTGGCG aTAATTCCCATCCTTAGAGCTGGTCTAGCTCTTGCAGAATATGCATCGTCTGTATTGCCAGCAACAAAATTATACCATCTTG GGATAAGCAGGGACGAGGAGACTCTTCAACCAACTGTATATCTTAATAA ATTACCTGAAAATTTTCCCGATGGTTGTAGAATCTTTGTGGTCGATCCCATGCTTGCAACTG GTGGCACAATAGTGGCAGCTCTTGATCTCCTAAAGGAACGTGGAATTGGCAACAAGCAAATAAAAGTG ATATCTGCTGTTGCTGCCCCTCCCGCTCTTCAAAAGCTCAGTGAGAAGTTTCCAGG GCTACATATATACACCGGCATTATTGACCCGACAGTTAATGAAAAAGG GTTTATAATTCCTGGACTTGGAGATGCTGGAGATCGCAGCTTCGGGACATGA
- the LOC103490577 gene encoding uracil phosphoribosyltransferase isoform X3, producing the protein MNNAHMATEAKPVSEDRMLVYVPPHPLIKHWVSVLRNEQTPCPIFKNAMAELGRLLIYEASRDWLPTVSGEIQSPMGVASVEFVDPREPVAIIPILRAGLALAEYASSVLPATKLYHLGISRDEETLQPTVYLNKLPENFPDGCRIFVVDPMLATGGTIVAALDLLKERGIGNKQIKVISAVAAPPALQKLSEKFPGLHIYTGIIDPTVNEKGFIIPGLGDAGDRSFGT; encoded by the exons ATGAACAACGCTCACATGGCCACGGAGGCCAAGCCTGTTTCAGAGGATAGAATGCTC GTTTATGTGCCGCCTCATCCGTTGATCAAGCACTGGGTTTCAGTTTTGAGGAATGAACAAACTCCTTGCCCCATTTTTA AAAATGCAATGGCAGAGTTAGGGAGGCTACTTATTTATGAAGCTTCAAGGGATTGGTTG CCTACTGTATCGGGGGAGATACAGTCACCCATGGGTGTTGCTTCAGTTGAGTTTGTTGATCCAAGAGAGCCTGTGGCG aTAATTCCCATCCTTAGAGCTGGTCTAGCTCTTGCAGAATATGCATCGTCTGTATTGCCAGCAACAAAATTATACCATCTTG GGATAAGCAGGGACGAGGAGACTCTTCAACCAACTGTATATCTTAATAA ATTACCTGAAAATTTTCCCGATGGTTGTAGAATCTTTGTGGTCGATCCCATGCTTGCAACTG GTGGCACAATAGTGGCAGCTCTTGATCTCCTAAAGGAACGTGGAATTGGCAACAAGCAAATAAAAGTG ATATCTGCTGTTGCTGCCCCTCCCGCTCTTCAAAAGCTCAGTGAGAAGTTTCCAGG GCTACATATATACACCGGCATTATTGACCCGACAGTTAATGAAAAAGG GTTTATAATTCCTGGACTTGGAGATGCTGGAGATCGCAGCTTCGGGACATGA
- the LOC103491739 gene encoding uncharacterized protein LOC103491739 — MSKRKDKIGIYLEGGNTSTTDSNMFTGSSYGGWGWDWTFSTVGDTVNGEGGENSLEVGDGNGGLAGGNGGGGSGVSIHETGCGGGDSGGRGVSEHGVGVSSHVDGGGHSYGGGGTSSNDHGGGGSGGGGFSDFGGGGSSIW, encoded by the coding sequence ATGTCTAAGAGAAAAGATAAAATTGGAATATATCTCGAAGGTGGAAATACAAGTACAACAGACAGCAATATGTTTACTGGCAGTAGTTATGGAGGTTGGGGTTGGGATTGGACTTTCAGCACTGTCGGAGATACAGTCAACGGTGAAGGTGGCGAGAATAGTCTTGAGGTTGGAGATGGAAATGGTGGCCTTGCTGGAGGCAACGGCGGAGGTGGCAGTGGAGTAAGTATTCATGAGACAGGTTGTGGTGGAGGTGATAGCGGAGGTAGAGGGGTTTCTGAACATGGAGTTGGTGTGAGTTCTCATGTGGATGGAGGAGGTCATAGTTATGGAGGCGGAGGAACAAGTTCTAATGATCACGGCGGAGGTGGAAGTGGAGGTGGAGGGTTTTCTGATTTTGGAGGGGGAGGATCATCTATTTGGTGA